The Gadus macrocephalus chromosome 20, ASM3116895v1 genome includes a region encoding these proteins:
- the si:ch211-269e2.1 gene encoding cohesin subunit SA-2 isoform X4, which yields MNALVSLLTELSDSCVRAFRHTCTLAAVKILSALVAVALSLSTVMENSQKLHCVERRKTSGRQGSPRLDRMKKKIAELQEKRLEIESIMDTIFKGVFLKRYRDVLPEIRSMCTEELCLWMKLYSTAFLTDSYLKYIGWMMHDKIPEVRLKCVLGLQGLYGDPLLLTKLDLFTSRFKDRLISMTLDRDNEVALQAMKLLILISKSCEEVLEEGDYQQLYRFVFSSQRPLAALAGELLYSRLLNAPAPGSEGQEGAGEGEARGQDVHTERTLVRLRALLTFYMQSELHKHVVYLVDGLWDCAGDLLKDWPTLTHVLLQEATPQCTGLTEAEQAVVVEVLVASVRQAAEGPSLVGRSGGKKISNAKERKTQSDDCAKLTQQFLTALPKLLSKFAGRWDAIASLMKIPQFFVPEGLTAENTQAASEELIREMGAVVDHPSAPPAVLEAVSRAYLRLCGEDTAWHPAARPARDALVQRWKDRLISQLGVGLKEDTFCADIDQTGEMLSTLRKLRAFYNCHDLSQWDLFELLSPLLSVGCLQGGVPSEVILEVLQCLFNAVLWNLHTSGRTLSSRDKAVAQRQQLSSFCETSYRCLSHADTAVKEQAFLGVCDVLAAHSYQLNVWDPASCGPLLYTPGPRLQRALQAFLLEQVLVGPDSDAHSRVCLASEGERQDDHQKRRTLLAAYCKLLVHGALEMSNASVVFTHYTKYYNDFGDIIKETLYRTRQTDKIGSARTLLLCLQELYVRLKQEQRCGGGGPPGVQTFTSIKELARRFALTFGDPAKFRESVTMIHRSGIEFVFSGFVQAPDAAPCPPYLTYLTILSEFSSKLLKPDKKTLFCFLQRQTADHVVHSREDCWQPLVYYRASLLATAAAAGGEGEDVASYVSSDRRPHPPSRSPNVNKQQGQVSPVDSRSNRASVSSSLPEDRSEAGPSPVATETQRTAATVMEELHHVMGKETGDELVEVDL from the exons ATGAACGCCCTGGTGTCCCTGCTCACGGAGCTCTCCGACTCCTGCGTGCGGGCCttcagacacacgtgcacactggCAG CTGTGAAGATTCTGAGCGCCCTGGTTGCCGTGGCGCTGAGCCTGAGCACAGTGATGGAGAACTCCCAGAAGCTGCACTGCGTGGAGAGGAGGAAGACCTCCGGGAGGCAGGGCAGCCCCCGACTGGAcaggatgaagaagaagattgctgag CTGCAGGAGAAAAGGTTGGAGATAGAGAGCATCATGGACACCATCTTCAAAGGAGTGTTCCTCAAGAGATACCG ggACGTGCTGCCAGAGATCCGCTCCATGTGTACAGAGGAACTGTGTTTGTGGATGAAGCTCTACAGCACTGCATTTCTCACCGACAGCTACCTCAAATACATAGGCTGGATGATGCACGATAAG ATACCAGAAGTGCGTCTCAAGTGTGTGCTCGGCCTGCAGGGTCTGTACGGAGACCCTCTTCTGTTGACCAAACTAGACCTGTTCACAAGCCGCTTCAAA GACAGGCTCATCTCCATGACGCTGGACAGGGACAACGAAGTAGCGCTGCAGGCTATGAAGCTCCTCATTCTCATTTCCAA GTCGTGCGAGGAAGTGCTTGAAGAGGGAGACTACCAGCAGCTGTATCGGTTTGTCTTCTCCTCACAGCGGCCCCTGGCGGCCCTGGCGGGGGAACTGCTTTACTCGAG GCTGCTCaacgcccccgcccccgggtCTGAAGGTCAGGAGGGGGCGGGCGAGGGGGAAGCACGTGGGCAGGACGTGCACACGGAGCGGACCCTGGTCAGGCTCCGGGCCCTGTTGACCTTCTACATGCAGTCTGAG CTCCATAAGCATGTGGTTTACCTGGTGGACGGTCTGTGGGACTGTGCTGGGGACCTGCTCAAAGACTGGCCCACGCTCACCCACGTACTGCTGCAGGAGGCAACTCCGCAGTGCACAG gtctgacGGAGGCAGAGCAGGCGGTCGTGGTGGAGGTGCTTGTGGCGTCGGTGCGTCAGGCCGCTGAGGGACCTTCACTGGTGGGCAGGAGCGGAGGAAAAAAG ATCTCGAATGCCAAGGAGAGAAAGACTCAGTCGGACGACTGCGCTAAACTCACCCAGCAATTCCTGACCGCGCTTCCCAAGCTGCTGTCGAAG TTTGCAGGCCGCTGGGACGCAATAGCCTCCCTGATGAAGATTCCCCAGTTCTTCGTCCCTGAGGGTCTTACAGCAGAGAACACACAG GCCGCCTCAGAGGAGCTGATCAGGGAGATGGGGGCCGTGGTGGACCACCCCTCCGCACCCCCCGCCGTGCTGGAGGCGGTGTCCCGGGCCTACCTGCGCCTGTGTGGGGAGGACACGGCCTGGCACCCCGCCGCCCGCCCGGCCCGGGACGCCCTGGTCCAACGCTGGAAGGACAGACTCATCTCACAGCTGGGGGTCGgcctaaag GAAGACACCTTCTGCGCCGACATTGACCAAACCGGAGAAATGTTGTCCACGCTGAGGAAGCTCAGAGCGTTTTACAA ttGCCACGACCTGTCGCAGTGGGACCTGTTTGAGCTGCTGTCTCCTCTGCTGTCCGTGGGGTGCCTGCAGGGTGGGGTTCCATCTGAG GTAATCCTGGAGGTTCTGCAGTGCCTGTTCAACGCCGTGCTGTGGAACCTCCACACCAGCGGGAGAACGCTCTCCTCCAGA GACAAGGCAGTGGCCCAGAGGCAGCAACTGAGTTCCTTCTGTGAGACCAGCTACCGATGTCTCTCCCACGCTGACACCgctgttaaggagcag gccttcctgggtgtgtgtgacgtcCTGGCGGCTCACTCCTACCAGCTGAACGTGTGGGATCCCGCGTCGTGTGGTCCACTGCTCTACACCCCCGGTCCCAGACTGCAGAGGGCGCTGCAGGCCTTCCTCCTGGAGCAGGTGTTGGTGGGACCCGACAGCGATGCACACAGCAGAG TTTGCCTCGCCTCGGAGGGGGAGAGGCAGGACGATCACCAGAAGCGGCGCACTCTGCTGGCCGCCTACTGCAAGCTACTGGTGCACGGCGCGCTGGAGATGAGCAATGCCTCTGTCGTCTTCACCCACTACACCAAG TATTACAATGACTTCGGGGACATCATCAAGGAGACTCTGTACCGGACCAGGCAGACGGATAAGATCGGGAGCGCTCGCACGCTGTTGCTCTGTCTGCAGGAG ctgtacgTGCGTCTGAAGCAGGAGCAGCGTTGTGGCGGTGGGGGGCCCCCCGGGGTCCAGACCTTCACCAGCATCAAGGAGCTGGCTCGCCGCTTCGCCCTCACCTTCGGGGACCCCGCCAAGTTCCGCGAGTCCGTCACCATGATCcacag GAGCGGCATCGAGTTTGTGTTCAGCGGATTCGTCCAGGCCCCCGACgcggccccctgccccccctacCTCACCTACCTCACCATCCTCAGCGAGTTCTCCAGCAAACTCCTCAAGCCAGACAAGAAAACCCT cttctGCTTCCTCCAGCGGCAGACGGCCGACCACGTGGTCCACTCGAGAGAGGACTGCTGGCAGCCCCTCGTCTACTACCGGGCCTCCCTGCTGGccacggccgccgccgccgggggcgAGGGCGAGGACGTAGCCTCCTACGTCAGCTCCGACCGGAGGCCTCACCCGCCCAGCCGCTCCCCTAATG TGAACAAGCAGCAGGGCCAGGTCAGCCCAGTGGACAGCAGGAGCAACAGAGCCAGCGTCTCCTCAAG CCTCCCAGAGGACAGGAGTGAGGCGGGACCGTCGCCCGTCGCCACGGAAACTCAGAGGACGGCGGCGACGGTGATGGAGGAACTTCACCACGTCATGGGTAAAGAGACGGGCGATGAActggtggaggtggacctgTGA